In Thermofilum pendens Hrk 5, the sequence CGAGACGGAGAAGAGGAGGATCTTCGGAGATAACAAGTCGAGGGTCGACGGGGGGCTCTACGTGGCTCTCGAAGGGATAGACGGGAGCGGGAAGACTACCCAGGCGGCGATGCTCTACGAAAAGCTCTCGGCGGAGGGGTTCCAGGTAGTGATAGTGCGGGAGCCCTGGGTTCCCGCGATAAAGGAGTTCCTCTACAAGCACGACCTAGACGTCGAGGCCGAGGTCTACCTCTTCGCCGCGGACAGAATAATCCTGCAGCGCGAAGTCGTGCTCCCATCGCTGAGAGCGGGAAAGATAGTGGTATCCGACAGGTCTGTCTTCGCGAGCCTAGCGTACCAGTCCTCGAGGGGCGCGGACCAGGACTTCATACTCGCGGTAAACAAGTCCGTGAGGTTCCCCGACGTGGTCGTACTGCTGGACCTACCCGTCGAGGAGGCTATGAAAAGGCTTTCCTCGCGCGTAGCGCAGACACGCTTCGAGGACCCAGGGTACATGGAGAAAGTCCGCGCGAAGTACCTCCAGCTCGCCGAGGAGTACCCCGAAAAGTTCATCGTAGTCGACGCCTCCAAGCCCCCGGAGGAGGTTAACCGCGAGATACTCAGGGAGATAGTAAGC encodes:
- the tmk gene encoding dTMP kinase produces the protein MSEGLRERVFCPKCGDYVKPRVERSITPTGELVIEYHCPVHGLLETEKRRIFGDNKSRVDGGLYVALEGIDGSGKTTQAAMLYEKLSAEGFQVVIVREPWVPAIKEFLYKHDLDVEAEVYLFAADRIILQREVVLPSLRAGKIVVSDRSVFASLAYQSSRGADQDFILAVNKSVRFPDVVVLLDLPVEEAMKRLSSRVAQTRFEDPGYMEKVRAKYLQLAEEYPEKFIVVDASKPPEEVNREILREIVSIVRSRIRSEPGER